In Candidatus Roseilinea sp., one DNA window encodes the following:
- the kynU gene encoding kynureninase codes for MALSHLPHSRAAVEALDARDPLAPFRGRFHLPEGLIYLDGNSLGPLPHAARRRLAQVIEEEWGNGLIRSWNAAGWIELPQRIGDKLARLIGAQPGEVVVADSTSINLFKVLAGALALRPDRHVIVSERENFPTDLYMAQGLIELLDNGHALWLVEADEIADAIGADTAVVMLTHVNYRTGRMHDLAGITQRAHACGALMIWDLAHSAGAVPVDLDGARADFAVGCGYKYLNGGPGTPAFIFVAQRHQAGFRQPLAGWLGHAQPFAFEADYRPAEGIARAMCGTPPVLSLAALECGVDVALEAPMSAVRAKSLALTDLFIALVEQRCAPYGLRLITPREHDRRGSQVCFAHPDAFPIMQALIARGVIGDFRAPNILRFGFAPLYIRYTDVWDAAHILAEVLASRAWDRPEFRQRAKVT; via the coding sequence ATGGCGTTATCTCACTTGCCCCACTCGCGCGCGGCGGTCGAGGCGCTGGACGCGCGCGATCCGTTGGCTCCATTCCGAGGTCGCTTCCACCTGCCGGAAGGCCTGATCTATCTCGATGGTAATTCGCTCGGCCCGCTGCCGCACGCGGCGCGCCGACGGCTGGCGCAGGTGATCGAGGAGGAGTGGGGCAACGGGTTGATCCGCAGTTGGAACGCTGCCGGTTGGATCGAGCTGCCGCAGCGGATCGGCGACAAGCTCGCCCGCCTGATTGGCGCGCAGCCGGGCGAGGTGGTCGTGGCCGACTCGACCTCGATCAACCTGTTCAAGGTTCTGGCCGGCGCGTTGGCACTCCGGCCCGATCGTCACGTCATCGTATCCGAGCGCGAGAACTTCCCGACCGACCTCTACATGGCGCAGGGGCTGATCGAGCTGCTCGACAACGGTCACGCGCTGTGGCTGGTGGAGGCGGATGAGATCGCCGATGCGATCGGCGCGGATACGGCGGTCGTGATGCTCACGCACGTGAACTACCGCACCGGCCGGATGCACGACCTGGCCGGTATTACGCAGCGCGCCCATGCCTGCGGCGCGCTGATGATCTGGGACCTGGCGCATTCCGCAGGCGCCGTGCCGGTGGATCTCGACGGCGCACGGGCCGACTTCGCCGTCGGCTGCGGCTACAAATACTTGAACGGCGGGCCGGGCACACCGGCGTTCATCTTCGTCGCGCAGCGCCATCAAGCCGGCTTTCGCCAGCCACTCGCCGGCTGGCTGGGGCACGCCCAGCCGTTCGCCTTCGAAGCGGACTATCGGCCCGCGGAAGGCATCGCTCGCGCCATGTGCGGCACGCCGCCCGTCCTCAGCCTGGCTGCGTTGGAGTGCGGCGTAGACGTTGCGCTCGAAGCGCCGATGTCGGCCGTGCGCGCCAAGTCGCTGGCGCTGACCGATTTGTTCATTGCGCTGGTCGAGCAGCGCTGCGCGCCGTATGGCTTACGGTTGATCACGCCGCGCGAGCATGACCGGCGGGGCAGCCAAGTGTGCTTCGCGCATCCGGACGCTTTCCCGATCATGCAGGCGTTGATTGCGCGTGGGGTGATCGGCGACTTTCGCGCGCCGAACATCTTGCGCTTCGGATTCGCGCCGCTCTACATTCGCTACACCGATGTGTGGGACGCTGCGCATATCTTGGCCGAGGTGCTCGCGTCGCGCGCCTGGGATCGCCCGGAGTTCCGGCAGCGGGCGAAGGTGACGTGA
- a CDS encoding ATPase: MQAVRELATKLIDNVERVIFGKRDVVELTAICLLCQGHLLIEDVPGVGKTMLAKALARSIGGTFKRIQFTPDMLPSDVTGTSIYNQKTGEFEFRPGPIMAQIVLADEINRATPKTQAALLEAMEERQVTVDGVTRELHSPFLVLATQNPIEYEGTFPLPEAQLDRFLMRVSLGYPTPEQQMAILDAQQYAHPIESLSQITDAAELVEMQELLKSVYCDRLVKQYIVQLVDATRTHPDVYLGASPRGAWTLFRTAQARAAVHGRDYVIPDDVKALAPATLGHRIIISPAARIKGITSADILDELLRMTPVPGARVK; this comes from the coding sequence ATGCAAGCCGTCCGCGAGCTGGCCACGAAGCTGATAGACAACGTCGAGCGTGTCATCTTCGGCAAGCGCGACGTCGTCGAGCTGACGGCGATTTGTCTTCTCTGCCAGGGTCACCTGTTGATCGAGGACGTGCCGGGCGTGGGCAAGACGATGCTGGCCAAGGCCCTGGCACGTTCGATCGGCGGCACGTTCAAGCGCATCCAGTTCACCCCCGACATGCTGCCGTCGGACGTGACCGGCACTTCGATCTACAACCAGAAGACCGGCGAGTTCGAGTTCCGCCCGGGGCCGATCATGGCGCAAATCGTGCTGGCCGACGAGATCAACCGCGCCACGCCCAAGACGCAGGCTGCGCTGTTGGAGGCCATGGAAGAACGGCAGGTGACCGTGGACGGCGTCACGCGCGAGCTGCATTCGCCCTTTCTGGTGCTGGCCACACAAAACCCGATCGAATATGAGGGCACCTTCCCGCTGCCCGAAGCGCAGCTCGACCGTTTCCTCATGCGCGTCTCGCTCGGCTATCCTACGCCGGAGCAGCAGATGGCGATCCTCGACGCGCAGCAATATGCGCATCCCATCGAGAGCCTGAGCCAGATCACGGACGCGGCCGAGCTGGTGGAGATGCAGGAGTTACTGAAGTCGGTCTACTGCGACCGGCTGGTCAAGCAGTACATCGTGCAGTTGGTGGATGCGACGCGCACGCATCCCGACGTGTATCTGGGCGCCAGCCCGCGCGGCGCGTGGACGCTGTTTCGCACGGCGCAAGCGCGCGCGGCCGTGCATGGGCGCGACTACGTCATCCCGGACGACGTGAAAGCGCTGGCGCCGGCCACGCTCGGCCACCGCATCATCATCAGCCCGGCGGCTCGCATCAAGGGCATCACCTCCGCCGACATTCTGGACGAGCTGCTGCGCATGACGCCGGTGCCGGGCGCCCGCGTGAAATGA
- a CDS encoding ABC transporter substrate-binding protein gives MRTLRLSLIFIALGIGIIAFLVYQFILSRDTVLVPAEGGTYIEGVVGTPKHINPLLCQLNEADRDLCSLVFSGLTRLNESGEALPDLAETWSISEDGITYTFKLRQDARWEDGAPVTADDVLFTTGLMKQPDFPGRRDMGELWRQVEVTKLDDYTVQFRLSQPYAPFIDYTAIGLLPKHILEGIPAANLDKIPFNQQPKGNGPWRVAELNTAGGRVSSIALEPSSTYSGPRPKIGRFVLRYYPNTQSLLDAFRNGDVDGMADFSPTAEAAAASALPNATTYSMPSARFVALMINLRKDSGALALTELPVRQALMLALDREAIIRDVLKGRGVLANTPFIPGTWAHYAGVKSYNRDLERAKQLLRDAGYEVAIVAPSNVEVWQKGGEPIAFTLLTPEGGLYPQVAEAVAKQWRELGVQVTVIPVRNIVRNFLATHQFQIALTETLLDGDPDPFPLWHQSQANIGQNFTGWENAEASQWLEQARTTTDRAQRFELYRRFQEKFVEELPAIMLYYPAFDYVISSRVRNVQVAPIVYPSDRFRSLHNWMVNTRRVLASEVIPQP, from the coding sequence ATGCGTACGCTCCGGCTGTCCTTAATTTTCATCGCACTCGGAATCGGGATCATCGCCTTCCTGGTCTACCAATTCATCCTCTCGCGCGACACCGTTCTCGTTCCGGCTGAGGGAGGGACCTACATCGAGGGCGTGGTCGGCACGCCGAAGCACATCAACCCGCTGCTGTGCCAGTTGAACGAGGCCGACCGTGACCTGTGCAGCCTGGTGTTCAGCGGGCTTACCCGGCTGAACGAGAGTGGGGAGGCGCTGCCGGACCTCGCCGAGACCTGGTCCATCTCCGAAGACGGCATCACCTACACGTTCAAATTGCGGCAGGACGCGCGCTGGGAAGACGGCGCGCCGGTGACGGCCGATGATGTCCTTTTCACGACCGGCTTGATGAAACAGCCGGACTTCCCCGGACGCAGAGACATGGGCGAACTGTGGCGCCAGGTAGAGGTCACCAAGCTGGACGACTACACCGTTCAGTTCCGACTCAGCCAGCCCTATGCGCCGTTCATTGATTACACCGCCATCGGCCTGCTGCCAAAGCATATTTTGGAAGGTATACCTGCGGCCAACCTGGATAAGATTCCATTCAACCAACAACCGAAGGGCAATGGCCCTTGGCGCGTCGCCGAGCTGAACACTGCCGGTGGGCGCGTCTCCTCCATTGCCCTGGAGCCATCCTCTACTTACTCAGGCCCCCGGCCCAAGATCGGCCGGTTCGTGCTGCGCTACTACCCCAACACGCAGAGCCTGCTCGATGCGTTCAGGAACGGTGACGTGGATGGCATGGCCGACTTCAGCCCGACGGCCGAGGCCGCCGCCGCATCGGCGTTGCCGAATGCAACGACCTACAGCATGCCGAGCGCTCGGTTCGTCGCGCTCATGATCAACTTGCGCAAGGACAGCGGCGCGCTGGCGCTCACCGAACTGCCGGTGCGCCAAGCGTTGATGCTGGCACTCGATCGCGAAGCGATCATCCGCGACGTGCTCAAGGGCCGAGGTGTCCTCGCCAATACGCCGTTCATCCCCGGCACGTGGGCGCACTACGCCGGCGTCAAGTCCTACAACCGGGACTTGGAGCGAGCCAAACAATTGCTGCGCGATGCCGGCTACGAAGTCGCCATCGTCGCGCCGTCGAACGTCGAAGTGTGGCAAAAAGGTGGCGAGCCGATCGCTTTCACCTTGCTCACGCCAGAAGGGGGGCTCTACCCGCAAGTGGCCGAGGCCGTCGCCAAGCAGTGGCGCGAATTGGGCGTGCAAGTGACGGTGATTCCGGTGCGGAACATCGTGCGCAACTTCCTTGCCACACATCAATTCCAGATCGCCCTTACCGAAACCTTGCTCGACGGCGACCCCGATCCCTTCCCACTGTGGCATCAGAGTCAGGCCAACATCGGCCAGAATTTCACCGGCTGGGAGAACGCCGAGGCCAGCCAATGGCTGGAACAGGCGCGCACAACGACCGACCGTGCGCAGCGCTTCGAGCTCTACCGGCGCTTTCAGGAGAAATTCGTCGAGGAGTTGCCGGCCATCATGCTATATTACCCGGCCTTCGACTACGTGATCTCCTCACGCGTGCGCAATGTTCAGGTCGCACCGATCGTCTATCCGAGCGATCGCTTCCGCAGCTTGCACAACTGGATGGTGAACACGCGGCGGGTGCTGGCCAGCGAAGTGATCCCTCAGCCTTGA
- a CDS encoding ABC transporter ATP-binding protein: MLALLRGRNHARTKAVNGSAPDEPACEDPYKHGNCHLIELKRVVKVYDTPAGKFHALRGVNLRVDTHEFVAVIGKSGSGKSTLINMITGIDRPTSGEVFVGDTAVHKLSEGRMAVWRGKHVGVIFQFFQLLPTLTLVENVMLPMDFCNTYAPRERYERAMQLLEHVDMANHAHKLPSAVSGGQQQRVAIARALANDPPIIVADEPTGNLDSKTANQVFDLFTQLVEEGKTILMVTHDQDLARRVTRAVLVADGEIKDEIR, translated from the coding sequence GTGCTAGCGCTGCTGAGGGGACGCAACCACGCGAGGACGAAAGCCGTCAACGGCTCTGCGCCGGACGAGCCGGCGTGCGAGGATCCGTACAAGCATGGCAACTGCCACCTGATCGAGCTGAAGCGCGTAGTAAAGGTCTACGACACGCCGGCCGGCAAGTTCCACGCTCTGCGCGGCGTCAACCTGCGCGTGGACACACACGAATTCGTCGCCGTGATCGGCAAGAGCGGCAGCGGCAAGTCCACGCTGATCAACATGATCACGGGCATTGACCGGCCGACGTCCGGGGAAGTGTTCGTGGGCGATACGGCTGTGCACAAGCTGAGCGAAGGTCGAATGGCCGTGTGGCGCGGCAAGCATGTTGGCGTGATCTTTCAATTCTTTCAATTGCTGCCGACGCTGACGCTTGTTGAAAATGTCATGCTGCCAATGGACTTCTGCAATACCTATGCGCCGCGTGAGCGATATGAACGCGCCATGCAACTTTTGGAGCACGTAGACATGGCCAATCACGCGCATAAATTGCCCTCGGCAGTTTCAGGTGGACAGCAACAGCGCGTAGCCATCGCGCGTGCGTTGGCCAACGACCCGCCCATCATCGTGGCCGACGAGCCTACCGGCAACCTCGACTCGAAGACGGCCAATCAAGTCTTCGACCTCTTCACCCAGCTCGTGGAAGAAGGCAAAACCATCCTGATGGTCACCCACGACCAAGACCTCGCCCGGCGCGTCACGCGCGCAGTGTTAGTAGCCGACGGCGAGATCAAGGATGAGATTCGCTGA
- a CDS encoding DNA-binding response regulator encodes MTHYEGAGETLLIVGAGETSNLIAKHITERGYRIERASGARDAVSRVSNGEAGVILLDLTAGQASLDLADTLMGLPSCPPIVVLDKDPTVERVVAALRIGVVDYLSTSDGESEIVDRLTTHLAKAQVAARAALARQEAAPRERTSSNGATSSLTGLELNAARRMLIIEDVPILLSAIELNLIELLIRRAPSLVTYEEMARVAFPTTTNVEHALRLLRPHIARLRRKFESVHNTRWRIANFRGQGYVLQRIGAPVNIHVTRPPQPAREGSPRVISAQRPSRLDGLQDGRPAADHADDRAGVR; translated from the coding sequence ATGACGCACTATGAGGGAGCCGGAGAGACGCTATTGATCGTTGGCGCAGGTGAAACCAGCAACCTGATTGCCAAACACATCACGGAGCGCGGCTACCGCATAGAGCGGGCCTCTGGCGCGCGCGATGCCGTGTCGCGAGTGAGCAACGGCGAAGCGGGCGTCATCTTGCTCGACCTCACCGCCGGCCAAGCCTCCCTTGATCTAGCCGATACCTTGATGGGGCTGCCGTCTTGCCCACCGATCGTCGTGCTCGACAAAGATCCGACAGTAGAGCGCGTGGTTGCAGCCTTGCGCATCGGCGTAGTGGACTACTTGTCCACGTCCGATGGCGAGAGCGAGATCGTTGACCGGCTGACCACGCACCTGGCGAAGGCTCAGGTTGCCGCGCGCGCAGCGCTGGCGCGGCAAGAAGCAGCGCCGCGCGAGAGAACGTCCAGCAACGGCGCGACGTCGAGCCTTACCGGTCTGGAACTCAACGCCGCCCGGCGTATGCTCATCATCGAGGACGTGCCGATCCTGCTCTCCGCGATCGAGCTGAATCTGATCGAGCTGCTCATCCGGCGCGCACCCAGCCTGGTGACATACGAAGAGATGGCGCGCGTTGCCTTTCCCACCACGACGAATGTGGAGCATGCCCTGCGGCTACTGCGCCCGCACATCGCGCGCTTACGCCGCAAGTTCGAATCGGTCCACAACACGCGCTGGCGCATCGCCAACTTCCGCGGCCAGGGCTACGTGCTGCAGCGCATCGGCGCGCCGGTGAACATCCATGTGACCCGGCCGCCCCAGCCGGCGCGCGAAGGGAGCCCAAGGGTGATTAGCGCGCAACGCCCGTCACGCCTCGATGGCTTGCAGGATGGACGACCCGCAGCGGACCACGCGGACGACCGCGCCGGCGTTCGCTAG
- the uvrA gene encoding UvrABC system protein A, whose amino-acid sequence MAQDKIVVRGARVHNLKNINVEIPRDKLVVITGLSGSGKSSLAFDTIFAEGQRRYVESLSAYARQFLGQMEKPDVDQIEGLSPAVSIDQKGSSHNPRSTVGTVTEIYDYLRLMFARIGVQYSPVTGLPLVSQTPQQIVDQIAALPPGTRVQILAPLIKDKKGHHQQVFEDVRKQGFARVRVDGEIRSVDEDIELDRYKLHNIEAVVDRLVVPEVGGQGPGVGGQGSGTGSQGGGVGSRELGIEREALDEAHRQFLTRLNDSVETALKLGDGFMIAMVQETHDTGRETPDAQSSSVSRPASPTWRDILFSEKKVDPATGKSYPDLEPKLFSFNAPQGACPECQGLGSKREIDPALIVPNPDLSLEDGAINANGWNSDDDESWGRQMLRAVCKAYDIPMNKPWRQLSPAQRDLILYGAGGERVRVNYVNRLGERRQYDVSFEGVIPNLMRRYRESTSDYIKQSIEEVMTFRPCEACGGKRLKEDVLCVKVAGKNIAEVTDMSIAEALAWVESLGIDEAEVESRQSDARKNGKSSLPTFDSPVLSDRDKQIARQIVKEIRARLQFLVDVGLDYLTLSRSATTLSGGEAQRIRLATQVGSQLMGVLYVLDEPSIGLHQRDQQRLINTLTRMRDLGNTVLVVEHDDDTMRAADWIIDMGPGAGEHGGQIVATGTPEQIMKHKASLTGAYLSGRKRIAVPKQRRAGNGKYLIIKGARENNLKNIDVEIPLGKFVVVTGVSGSGKSSLIVECLYKALANRLNGALEHPGELDDILGLEHLDKVINIDQQPIGRTPRSNPATYTGLWTPLRELFAELPESKVRGYKSGRFSFNVKGGRCEACEGQGVLQIQMQFMPDIYVTCDVCHGSRFNRETLQVRYKGKNIAEVLDMTVTEAMAFFKDIPPIARKLQTLEEVGLGYIRLGQPATTLSGGEAQRVKLSRELSKRATGRTIYVLDEPSVGLHHADVHKLIHVLNKLVDDGNTVVVIEHHLDIIKVADWIIDLGPEGGEGGGRIVAQGTPEQVAQVAESYTGRFLKRALEQAAEWEAKERVVAKAAKRGKRK is encoded by the coding sequence ATGGCCCAGGATAAGATCGTCGTGCGCGGCGCGCGCGTGCACAACCTCAAGAATATCAACGTCGAGATTCCGCGCGACAAACTGGTGGTCATCACCGGCCTCAGCGGCAGCGGCAAGTCATCGCTGGCGTTCGACACGATTTTCGCCGAAGGCCAACGCCGCTACGTCGAGAGCCTATCGGCCTACGCCCGGCAGTTTCTCGGCCAGATGGAGAAGCCGGACGTGGATCAGATCGAAGGCCTCTCGCCGGCCGTCTCGATTGACCAGAAGGGCAGCAGTCACAACCCACGCTCGACTGTCGGCACCGTCACCGAGATCTACGACTACCTGCGTTTGATGTTCGCCCGCATCGGCGTTCAATATTCGCCAGTCACCGGCCTGCCGCTCGTGTCGCAAACGCCGCAGCAGATCGTGGATCAGATCGCCGCGCTGCCGCCCGGCACGCGCGTGCAAATCCTCGCCCCGCTTATCAAAGACAAGAAGGGCCATCACCAGCAGGTCTTCGAAGACGTGCGTAAGCAAGGCTTCGCGCGCGTGCGCGTGGACGGCGAGATCCGCAGCGTGGATGAGGACATCGAGCTCGATCGCTACAAGCTGCACAACATCGAGGCGGTGGTGGATCGGCTGGTCGTGCCGGAGGTCGGGGGTCAGGGGCCAGGGGTCGGGGGCCAGGGATCAGGGACCGGGAGCCAAGGGGGAGGAGTCGGGAGTCGGGAGTTGGGAATCGAGCGTGAGGCTTTGGACGAAGCGCACCGGCAGTTCCTGACGCGGCTGAACGACTCGGTGGAAACCGCGCTCAAGTTGGGCGATGGGTTCATGATCGCGATGGTGCAGGAGACGCACGACACAGGACGGGAGACGCCTGATGCGCAATCGTCTTCCGTCTCTCGTCCTGCGTCTCCAACGTGGCGCGACATTCTGTTCAGCGAGAAGAAAGTAGACCCCGCCACCGGCAAGAGCTACCCCGACCTGGAGCCAAAGCTGTTCTCGTTCAACGCGCCACAGGGTGCCTGCCCGGAATGTCAAGGATTGGGCAGCAAGCGCGAGATTGATCCGGCACTCATCGTACCGAATCCCGATCTGTCGCTGGAGGACGGCGCGATCAACGCTAACGGCTGGAACAGCGACGACGACGAAAGTTGGGGCCGGCAAATGCTGCGCGCCGTGTGCAAGGCATACGACATTCCGATGAACAAACCCTGGCGGCAACTCAGCCCGGCGCAGCGTGACCTGATCCTCTACGGCGCCGGCGGCGAGCGCGTGCGGGTGAACTACGTCAATCGTCTCGGCGAACGCCGGCAGTACGACGTCAGCTTCGAGGGCGTCATCCCCAACCTGATGCGCCGCTACCGCGAGAGCACCAGCGACTACATCAAGCAGAGCATCGAGGAAGTGATGACCTTTCGTCCCTGCGAGGCCTGCGGCGGCAAACGCCTAAAGGAAGACGTGCTGTGCGTCAAGGTGGCCGGCAAGAACATCGCCGAAGTGACCGACATGAGCATCGCCGAGGCGCTGGCATGGGTGGAATCGTTGGGCATTGATGAGGCGGAAGTCGAAAGTCGGCAGTCGGATGCACGAAAGAACGGCAAGTCCTCACTCCCCACGTTCGACTCCCCAGTCTTGAGCGACCGCGACAAGCAAATTGCCCGGCAGATCGTCAAAGAGATCCGCGCACGGCTGCAGTTTCTGGTGGATGTGGGGCTGGATTACCTGACGCTCAGCCGCAGTGCGACCACCTTGAGCGGCGGCGAGGCGCAGCGCATCCGCCTGGCCACGCAGGTCGGCTCGCAGTTGATGGGCGTGCTGTATGTGCTGGACGAGCCGAGCATCGGCCTGCATCAGCGCGACCAGCAGCGCCTGATCAACACGCTCACGCGCATGCGCGACCTGGGCAACACCGTGCTGGTGGTCGAGCATGACGACGACACCATGCGCGCTGCCGACTGGATCATTGACATGGGGCCCGGTGCCGGCGAACACGGCGGCCAAATCGTCGCCACCGGCACCCCGGAACAGATCATGAAGCACAAGGCGTCGCTGACCGGCGCCTATCTCAGCGGCCGCAAGCGCATCGCCGTGCCCAAGCAGCGCCGCGCCGGCAACGGCAAATATTTAATCATCAAGGGCGCGCGCGAGAACAACCTCAAAAACATTGATGTCGAAATTCCGCTGGGCAAGTTCGTCGTCGTGACCGGTGTGAGTGGCAGCGGCAAGTCGTCGCTCATCGTCGAATGCTTGTATAAAGCGCTTGCCAATCGGCTCAACGGCGCGCTCGAACACCCCGGCGAGCTGGATGACATCCTCGGCCTAGAGCACCTCGACAAGGTCATCAACATTGACCAGCAACCGATCGGCCGCACACCGCGCAGCAACCCGGCCACTTATACCGGCTTATGGACGCCGCTGCGCGAGCTGTTTGCCGAGCTGCCCGAAAGCAAAGTTCGCGGCTACAAGAGCGGACGCTTCTCGTTCAACGTCAAAGGGGGACGTTGCGAAGCGTGCGAGGGTCAGGGCGTGCTGCAAATCCAGATGCAGTTCATGCCCGATATCTACGTGACGTGCGATGTGTGCCACGGCTCGCGCTTCAACCGCGAGACGTTGCAGGTGCGCTACAAGGGCAAGAACATCGCCGAGGTGCTGGACATGACGGTGACCGAAGCGATGGCCTTCTTCAAGGACATCCCACCCATCGCGCGCAAGCTGCAGACGCTGGAAGAAGTCGGCCTGGGCTACATCCGGCTGGGCCAGCCGGCCACGACGCTGAGCGGCGGCGAGGCGCAGCGCGTGAAGCTCAGCCGCGAGCTGAGCAAGCGCGCCACCGGCCGCACGATCTACGTGCTCGACGAGCCATCGGTCGGCCTGCACCACGCTGACGTGCACAAACTGATCCACGTGCTGAATAAGCTGGTGGACGACGGCAACACCGTCGTGGTGATCGAGCACCATCTCGACATCATCAAAGTCGCCGACTGGATCATTGATCTAGGGCCGGAAGGCGGCGAAGGGGGCGGGAGGATCGTCGCCCAGGGCACGCCGGAGCAGGTCGCGCAGGTCGCGGAGAGCTACACCGGCCGCTTCCTCAAGCGCGCCCTCGAACAGGCCGCCGAGTGGGAGGCCAAGGAACGAGTTGTGGCAAAGGCGGCGAAGCGAGGGAAGCGGAAGTGA
- a CDS encoding DNA-binding response regulator, whose translation MANEDSKLVLVVDDEPRMINFIRMNLELENFRVVPAENGLEAVRKVRELLPDCVLLDVMMPDMDGFETLRMIREESNVPVIMLTAKGEEDDKVKGLSLGADDYVTKPFSPRELVTRIKAVIRRAELPAMVEKAPIKVDDRLSIDFNRREVIVDGKPVKLRPTEWRLLYHLVQNAGWVVPHETLLSKVWGWEYRDETQYLRLYITYLRQKIEKDLAHPQYILTERGTGYRFVDFRKKEREQREREKQAEGQ comes from the coding sequence ATGGCCAATGAAGACTCGAAGCTGGTGCTCGTGGTGGACGACGAGCCGCGCATGATCAACTTCATCCGCATGAACCTGGAGCTGGAGAACTTCCGGGTGGTGCCGGCCGAAAACGGCCTGGAGGCAGTGCGCAAGGTGCGTGAGCTGTTGCCCGATTGTGTGTTGCTCGACGTGATGATGCCCGACATGGACGGCTTCGAGACATTGCGCATGATCCGCGAGGAGAGCAACGTGCCGGTCATCATGCTCACCGCCAAGGGTGAGGAGGACGACAAGGTGAAGGGCCTCTCGCTCGGCGCCGACGACTATGTGACCAAACCGTTCAGCCCGCGCGAGCTGGTCACGCGCATCAAGGCCGTCATCCGCCGCGCCGAGCTGCCGGCCATGGTCGAGAAGGCGCCCATCAAGGTGGACGACCGGCTCTCGATTGACTTCAACCGGCGCGAGGTGATCGTGGACGGCAAGCCGGTCAAGCTGCGCCCCACCGAATGGCGGCTGCTGTATCACCTGGTGCAGAACGCCGGCTGGGTGGTGCCGCACGAGACGTTGCTCAGCAAGGTGTGGGGCTGGGAATACCGCGACGAGACGCAATATCTGCGCCTCTACATCACCTATCTGCGCCAGAAGATCGAGAAAGACCTGGCTCACCCACAGTACATCCTCACCGAGCGCGGCACCGGCTACCGCTTCGTGGACTTCCGCAAGAAAGAGCGCGAGCAGCGCGAACGGGAGAAGCAGGCAGAGGGGCAGTGA
- the tpx gene encoding putative thiol peroxidase, with the protein MLRERIERTGELTFKGQPLTVVGERLKPGDKFPAVTLTATDWSAVDLAAMRGTVRLISVVPSLDTGICDAQTKRFNEEAERFGDKVKVITISADLPWAQRRWVNDAEVKNITVLSDHKDMAFGDAAGTHVKEMRIEQRAIFVVDKDDTVTYVEYVPEIAQHPDYDAAIEAVKQLIQS; encoded by the coding sequence ATGTTGCGTGAACGAATAGAACGAACCGGCGAGCTGACGTTCAAAGGCCAGCCGCTCACCGTCGTCGGCGAGCGCCTGAAGCCCGGCGATAAGTTCCCGGCCGTCACCTTGACGGCGACCGACTGGAGCGCTGTGGATTTGGCTGCGATGCGCGGCACCGTTCGGCTGATTAGCGTGGTGCCATCGCTGGACACGGGCATCTGCGACGCCCAGACCAAGCGCTTCAACGAAGAAGCCGAGCGATTCGGCGACAAGGTAAAAGTCATCACCATCAGCGCCGATCTGCCCTGGGCGCAGCGACGCTGGGTGAATGACGCCGAAGTGAAGAACATCACCGTGCTGTCCGACCACAAGGACATGGCATTCGGCGATGCCGCCGGCACACACGTCAAGGAGATGCGCATCGAGCAGCGCGCCATCTTCGTCGTGGATAAGGACGATACGGTAACCTACGTCGAGTATGTGCCGGAGATCGCCCAGCACCCCGACTACGACGCTGCCATCGAGGCGGTGAAGCAACTTATCCAGAGTTAG
- a CDS encoding phospholipase/carboxylesterase: protein MIHHHQPILMRGAPLDQARLAVILLHGRGASAEDILTLADALPRFGVAFFAPQAANGSWYPNRFIAPVETNEPHLTSALEVVGDLTAKIVARGIPHERIMLLGFSQGACLALEFAARNPCRYGGVFGLSGALIENGDRPRDYAGDMAGAPVFLGCSEADLHIPLERVHRTTMAFHRLGAVVTERIYPGLGHTVNEDELAFIAMTMQGAV from the coding sequence ATGATCCACCATCACCAACCCATCTTGATGCGCGGCGCGCCGCTCGACCAGGCACGCCTGGCCGTGATCTTGCTGCATGGACGCGGAGCAAGTGCCGAGGACATCCTGACGTTGGCAGATGCACTGCCGCGATTCGGCGTGGCGTTCTTCGCGCCGCAGGCGGCGAACGGGAGCTGGTATCCCAACCGCTTCATTGCGCCGGTGGAGACGAACGAGCCGCACTTGACCTCGGCGCTGGAAGTGGTCGGCGATCTGACGGCGAAAATCGTCGCGCGCGGCATCCCGCACGAACGCATCATGCTGCTGGGCTTTTCGCAGGGCGCGTGTCTGGCGCTGGAGTTCGCCGCGCGCAACCCATGCCGTTACGGCGGCGTGTTCGGCCTGAGCGGCGCACTCATCGAGAACGGCGACCGTCCGCGCGACTATGCCGGCGATATGGCCGGCGCGCCGGTCTTCCTGGGCTGCAGCGAGGCCGACCTGCACATCCCGCTCGAGCGCGTGCACCGGACGACGATGGCCTTCCACCGGCTCGGCGCTGTCGTGACCGAGCGCATCTACCCCGGACTGGGACACACAGTGAACGAAGACGAGCTGGCGTTCATTGCCATGACCATGCAGGGGGCGGTGTGA